The Helianthus annuus cultivar XRQ/B chromosome 16, HanXRQr2.0-SUNRISE, whole genome shotgun sequence genome includes a window with the following:
- the LOC110916603 gene encoding quinone oxidoreductase isoform X2, with product MNMVMKWEDVEIGEPKSGEIKVKIKAIGVNFLDIYMRKGLVHDFTPPLPYTPGLESAGVVIAVGTDVTTCKIGDMVAYANYPVSAYAEEQILPADRVVPVPASIDPIIAAAAIFKGLTAEVLVRRCFKVGPGHTILYHAAAGGVGSLACQWANALGATVIGTVSTKAKAVQAKEDGCHHVIIYKEENFVDRVMEITSGKGVDVVYESIGKDTFEGSMACLKARGHMVVFGMASGEHEPLRFQKVAEKGIYYTAPTIMLYTKERHELLAASEELFSNIEKGVLRVRVNHKYPLSQAAQAHSDMESQKTTGSIVLLPDA from the exons ATGAATATG GTGATGAAATGGGAAGATGTGGAAATAGGAGAACCCAAAAGTGGAGAGATTAAAGTGAAAATAAAGGCGATTGGGGTTAACTTTTTGGATATTTATATGCGTAAAGGTCTAGTTCATGATTTTACTCCACCATTGCCATACACACCAG GTTTGGAGTCAGCTGGAGTTGTAATCGCGGTGGGTACTGATGTCACGACCTGCAAAATTGGAGATATGGTGGCTTATGCTAACTACCCTGTGAGCGCTTATGCTGAAGAACAGATACTTCCTGCAGATAGAGTTGTACCTGTTCCCGCTTCTATTGATCCTATTATAGCAGCTGCCGCAATCTTTAAGGGATTGACAGCTGAAGTTTTGGTCCGGCGTTGCTTTAAG GTTGGACCTGGGCATACAATACTTTACCATGCAGCGGCAGGAGGTGTTGGATCTTTAGCGTGCCAATGGGCAAATGCGCTTGGGGCCACTGTCATTGGGACTGTTTCAACCAAAGCTAAAGCGGTGCAGGCGAAAGAAGATGGATGCCACCATGTGATCATCTACAAAGAAGAAAACTTTGTTGATCGTGTTATGGAGATCACATCAGGAAAAGGAGTTGATGTAGTATATGAATCTATTGGGAAGGACACATTTGAG gGCTCGATGGCGTGCTTAAAGGCCCGTGGACACATGGTGGTATTTGGGATGGCATCAGGTGAACACGAACCTCTAAGATTCCAAAAGGTTGCAGAAAAAGGAATCTACTACACTGCTCCAACGATAATGCTTTACACAAAAGAACGTCACGAGCTCCTTGCAGCTTCGGAAGAGCTTTTCTCTAACATTGAGAAAGGAGTCTTGCGGGTTCGTGTAAATCACAAGTACCCTTTGTCACAAGCGGCCCAGGCCCATTCAGACATGGAGAGTCAAAAAACCACAGGTTCCATCGTGTTGTTGCCCGATGCCTAG
- the LOC110916603 gene encoding quinone oxidoreductase isoform X1, with translation MVKAIRVHEYGTPEVMKWEDVEIGEPKSGEIKVKIKAIGVNFLDIYMRKGLVHDFTPPLPYTPGLESAGVVIAVGTDVTTCKIGDMVAYANYPVSAYAEEQILPADRVVPVPASIDPIIAAAAIFKGLTAEVLVRRCFKVGPGHTILYHAAAGGVGSLACQWANALGATVIGTVSTKAKAVQAKEDGCHHVIIYKEENFVDRVMEITSGKGVDVVYESIGKDTFEGSMACLKARGHMVVFGMASGEHEPLRFQKVAEKGIYYTAPTIMLYTKERHELLAASEELFSNIEKGVLRVRVNHKYPLSQAAQAHSDMESQKTTGSIVLLPDA, from the exons ATGGTTAAGGCAATCAGAGTTCATGAATATGGTACACCTGAG GTGATGAAATGGGAAGATGTGGAAATAGGAGAACCCAAAAGTGGAGAGATTAAAGTGAAAATAAAGGCGATTGGGGTTAACTTTTTGGATATTTATATGCGTAAAGGTCTAGTTCATGATTTTACTCCACCATTGCCATACACACCAG GTTTGGAGTCAGCTGGAGTTGTAATCGCGGTGGGTACTGATGTCACGACCTGCAAAATTGGAGATATGGTGGCTTATGCTAACTACCCTGTGAGCGCTTATGCTGAAGAACAGATACTTCCTGCAGATAGAGTTGTACCTGTTCCCGCTTCTATTGATCCTATTATAGCAGCTGCCGCAATCTTTAAGGGATTGACAGCTGAAGTTTTGGTCCGGCGTTGCTTTAAG GTTGGACCTGGGCATACAATACTTTACCATGCAGCGGCAGGAGGTGTTGGATCTTTAGCGTGCCAATGGGCAAATGCGCTTGGGGCCACTGTCATTGGGACTGTTTCAACCAAAGCTAAAGCGGTGCAGGCGAAAGAAGATGGATGCCACCATGTGATCATCTACAAAGAAGAAAACTTTGTTGATCGTGTTATGGAGATCACATCAGGAAAAGGAGTTGATGTAGTATATGAATCTATTGGGAAGGACACATTTGAG gGCTCGATGGCGTGCTTAAAGGCCCGTGGACACATGGTGGTATTTGGGATGGCATCAGGTGAACACGAACCTCTAAGATTCCAAAAGGTTGCAGAAAAAGGAATCTACTACACTGCTCCAACGATAATGCTTTACACAAAAGAACGTCACGAGCTCCTTGCAGCTTCGGAAGAGCTTTTCTCTAACATTGAGAAAGGAGTCTTGCGGGTTCGTGTAAATCACAAGTACCCTTTGTCACAAGCGGCCCAGGCCCATTCAGACATGGAGAGTCAAAAAACCACAGGTTCCATCGTGTTGTTGCCCGATGCCTAG